The genomic stretch CTGCTCGATCTTATTGAACTGGTGCACTCTGAATAACCCTCTTGTATCAACTCCGTGGCTTCCGATCTCCCTTCTGAAATTCGTGCTCATGCCGCAGAATCTTATTGGAAGGTCTTTCTCATCAATTATTTCACCAGCATGCATTGCTCCCATTGGGTGCTCTGATGTTGCAATCATGTAAAGATCCTCATCCTGTATCTTATACATTACTTTTTCAAAAGCTTCAAGCTCAATAACTCCTTCATAGCTTTCCCTGTTCATCATAAATGGCGGCTCTATAAGCGTAAATCCGCGTTTTATCAGAAAATCAATTGCAAATCTCTGCAATGAAATATCAAGCAATGCTAATGCTCCCTTAAGATAATAGAAGCCTGTTCCTGCAATCTTTGCCGCTCTTTTGAAATCCGCAATATTCAGCTCTTCCATGAGCTCGCCGTGCGGCTTTACTTCAAAATCAAATTTCTTCGGCTTGCCGACCGTCCTGATAACAGCATTTTCAGAGGCATCCTTGCCATAAGGCACAGAATCATGCAGAATATTCGGGAGCCTCATAAGATAATAATGTATCTTCTCCTTTAACTCAGTCTCTTTTTCCTCGAGTTTTTTTATTTTATCCGGAATTTCCTTTATTTCTTTTATAAGCTTTGAAATGTCCTTGCCCTGTTTTTTTGATTCATTAATTTCCAAAGAAGCCTTGTTTCTTCTTGCCCTCAGCTCATCAGCTTCCTGCTTTGCCTTTCTCCATTCTTCATCTTTTTTTAGAAGGTCATCCAGCCAGTCGATCTTCTCTTCATCGTGCCTTTTCTTAAGATCTTTCTTTACAATATCCGGGTTTTTCCTTATGAAGTTTATGTCAAGCATTTTAATTATTCTTTATACTTGGGCTTAAATAGTTTTTGTTTTTATAAGCCAAGTAATTGTCTTATCTGCTCATTTGCTGAATTTATAACATCAGCATTGCCATTAACCTTAACAACAGTTTCGTCTTTTTTATAGATGGTTATCTTTTCAGGCAAAGAGCTATTTTTACCTTCATATACCAGCAGCAGCTCCATATCGTTGAATTCCCTTCCATTCAGCACTTCAATATTTTCTTCAA from Candidatus Woesearchaeota archaeon encodes the following:
- the serS gene encoding serine--tRNA ligase; protein product: MLDINFIRKNPDIVKKDLKKRHDEEKIDWLDDLLKKDEEWRKAKQEADELRARRNKASLEINESKKQGKDISKLIKEIKEIPDKIKKLEEKETELKEKIHYYLMRLPNILHDSVPYGKDASENAVIRTVGKPKKFDFEVKPHGELMEELNIADFKRAAKIAGTGFYYLKGALALLDISLQRFAIDFLIKRGFTLIEPPFMMNRESYEGVIELEAFEKVMYKIQDEDLYMIATSEHPMGAMHAGEIIDEKDLPIRFCGMSTNFRREIGSHGVDTRGLFRVHQFNKIEQFVFCKPEDSWKMHEEIQKNSEDMYKGLEIPFRVVSVCTGDIGVIAAKKYDIEAWSPREKQYFEVGSNSNCTAYQAARLNIKLQRKDCTREYLHTLNNTGIATSRAMRAILENYQNKDGTITVPKVLVPYMNGIKKIDKI